A genomic region of Methanobacterium sp. SMA-27 contains the following coding sequences:
- a CDS encoding toprim domain-containing protein, producing MDAINPIDVRIIVEGASDVEIVSRAMQNIALGAEYHITISSIIPTTNPEIAKKAVQGADIVLIATDVDAPGRELAEKFKKCLKDQVGHVERMKFPFGHDVEYMDPSIIRKEIKNAIIRTGLTSIANIHKFRELEDLLVESRENLVELTKEKKDLEIENQNLGSLNKELSDSNEKLADKLNIVQDDLRNAKNRHADIKNKYQFIKSKQLFERFSLSELWKESFDEELNDKEQIYFISNEFKPENIIIGQDYIAAATKEDAKEWLKIIRAVLIFYDSKIEDLKEEFTDEKFNPNLLKE from the coding sequence ATGGATGCGATAAATCCCATTGATGTTAGGATAATTGTGGAAGGTGCTTCAGATGTGGAGATAGTTTCCAGGGCAATGCAGAACATAGCCCTTGGTGCTGAATACCATATCACCATTTCATCCATAATTCCAACAACCAACCCTGAAATAGCAAAAAAGGCAGTTCAGGGTGCGGATATTGTATTAATTGCTACTGATGTTGATGCACCAGGAAGGGAATTAGCAGAAAAGTTCAAAAAATGTCTCAAAGATCAAGTTGGACATGTTGAACGTATGAAATTTCCCTTTGGTCATGATGTGGAGTACATGGATCCTTCAATCATAAGGAAGGAGATAAAAAATGCCATCATCAGGACAGGTCTCACATCAATTGCTAATATACATAAATTCAGAGAACTTGAGGATCTATTAGTAGAATCAAGGGAGAATTTAGTAGAATTAACTAAGGAAAAAAAGGATCTGGAAATTGAAAACCAGAATCTAGGCTCCTTAAATAAAGAATTATCAGATTCAAATGAAAAGCTGGCTGATAAACTTAACATAGTTCAAGATGATTTAAGAAATGCCAAAAATAGGCATGCTGATATTAAAAACAAATATCAGTTCATAAAGTCCAAACAGCTATTTGAAAGATTTTCACTTAGTGAACTTTGGAAAGAATCGTTTGATGAGGAACTTAATGATAAAGAACAAATTTATTTTATTTCTAATGAATTTAAACCTGAAAATATAATTATAGGTCAAGATTACATAGCAGCCGCTACTAAAGAGGATGCTAAAGAATGGTTAAAGATAATAAGGGCGGTTCTAATTTTTTACGATTCTAAGATCGAAGATCTTAAAGAAGAATTCACAGATGAAAAATTTAATCCAAACTTGCTAAAGGAATAA
- the purF gene encoding amidophosphoribosyltransferase produces MRDKCGIVGVYSCKPSVNVSRQIYYGLYALQHRGQESAGISTYNGEEISTFRGMGLVCDVFNNGNMEGIDGHVGIGHVRYSTTGKSKIENSQPFFTEFDSGTIAIAHNGDIINSMKLKGELEKLGYAFESSTDSEVICHLLTEEYSKTSEMVEAIRNVTKILIGSYSLVILVNNDLFVVRDPSGIKPLSMGKIEDLTLVASETVAFDVVGAKYVRDIEPGEILHIGEELKSYKLPDDQKPRRAHCMFEYVYFARPDSILDGRSVYNVRLNIGKALSHEFPADADVVMPVPDSAITAAIGYSRESGLGYGEGLIKNRYVGRTFIMPTQEERETSVRLKMNPIKSELEGKSIVLVDDSIVRGTTSKSLVKVLREAGAKEIHLRVGCPPIMYPCYYGIAMATKKELIASDKEVEEIRKILGVDSLGYLSLESLIECIGIENGNLCVGCLNGEYPTSLPEDIAEYEANRC; encoded by the coding sequence TTGAGGGATAAATGTGGTATTGTAGGGGTATATTCTTGTAAACCGTCTGTTAATGTTTCACGCCAGATATATTATGGACTTTATGCTTTGCAGCATAGAGGACAAGAATCAGCAGGCATATCTACTTATAATGGCGAGGAAATATCCACATTTCGTGGAATGGGCTTGGTATGTGATGTTTTCAACAATGGAAACATGGAAGGAATAGACGGTCATGTTGGTATAGGACATGTTAGATATTCAACTACGGGCAAATCAAAAATAGAAAATTCTCAACCATTTTTCACTGAATTTGATTCAGGAACAATTGCAATTGCCCACAATGGGGATATAATCAATTCAATGAAACTGAAAGGTGAATTGGAAAAATTGGGATATGCTTTTGAATCATCAACAGATTCTGAAGTAATATGTCATCTCTTAACAGAGGAATATTCTAAAACTTCTGAAATGGTTGAGGCGATAAGAAACGTTACAAAAATTCTTATTGGTTCTTATTCTCTTGTAATACTTGTAAATAATGATCTGTTTGTTGTTAGAGATCCAAGCGGGATAAAACCTCTTTCCATGGGTAAGATAGAAGATTTAACTTTGGTTGCTTCAGAAACTGTTGCTTTTGATGTTGTAGGGGCCAAATATGTTCGTGATATTGAACCTGGTGAAATACTTCATATTGGTGAAGAATTAAAAAGTTATAAGTTGCCTGATGATCAGAAACCTCGAAGGGCGCACTGTATGTTTGAATATGTTTATTTTGCACGTCCTGACAGCATATTGGACGGAAGATCTGTTTATAACGTTAGATTAAATATTGGAAAGGCACTTTCACATGAGTTCCCTGCTGATGCAGATGTTGTAATGCCTGTACCTGACTCTGCAATAACTGCTGCAATTGGTTACTCTCGAGAATCAGGACTTGGTTACGGTGAAGGACTTATTAAAAACCGTTATGTTGGAAGAACATTTATCATGCCGACTCAGGAAGAACGTGAAACTTCTGTTAGACTTAAAATGAATCCTATAAAGTCTGAACTTGAAGGTAAAAGTATAGTACTCGTTGATGATAGTATAGTTAGGGGAACAACCTCAAAATCCCTTGTTAAAGTGTTAAGAGAAGCGGGTGCTAAAGAAATACATCTGCGTGTGGGTTGTCCTCCAATTATGTATCCATGTTATTATGGAATAGCAATGGCAACAAAAAAAGAGCTCATAGCTTCTGATAAAGAAGTTGAAGAGATAAGAAAAATATTAGGTGTTGATTCATTAGGTTATCTCAGTTTGGAGTCTCTTATTGAGTGTATTGGGATAGAAAATGGCAACTTATGTGTCGGATGTCTTAATGGAGAATATCCAACTTCTCTACCTGAGGAT
- a CDS encoding DUF1947 domain-containing protein, with the protein MKIRKRYHLKKKMLKEVKITLGEYSTILKPKSKVEIIETDMDDIILIDGNPMIMMIDGEPFPTLKGALELDIKSRYVVVDMGAVKFVVKGADIMSPGITDADPNIKEGDLVIIIEETHGKPLATGRSLISGPEMVENTSGKAVKSIHHIGDEIWDLTI; encoded by the coding sequence TTGAAGATAAGGAAAAGATACCATCTTAAAAAGAAAATGCTTAAAGAAGTAAAAATAACGCTTGGGGAGTATTCAACCATATTAAAACCCAAAAGCAAAGTTGAGATCATTGAAACAGATATGGATGACATCATATTGATAGATGGTAATCCCATGATCATGATGATAGATGGAGAACCTTTCCCAACACTCAAGGGTGCTTTGGAACTGGATATCAAGTCAAGGTACGTTGTGGTGGATATGGGAGCTGTTAAATTTGTTGTTAAGGGAGCAGATATTATGTCTCCCGGAATTACAGATGCTGATCCAAATATAAAAGAAGGAGACTTGGTTATTATAATAGAAGAAACACACGGAAAACCTCTTGCAACTGGTAGAAGTCTTATATCTGGTCCTGAAATGGTTGAAAATACCTCTGGCAAAGCAGTGAAAAGTATACATCATATAGGAGATGAAATATGGGATTTAACAATATAA
- a CDS encoding LSm family protein — translation MTVQKNLNTSRPLDVLGKSLNSQVLIELKGGREFRGLLKSFDMHMNLVLNEAEELEGGETSKRLGIVLIRGDNIVYISPV, via the coding sequence GTGACTGTACAGAAGAATTTGAATACTTCAAGACCCTTAGATGTATTGGGTAAATCATTAAACTCCCAAGTATTGATAGAACTCAAAGGTGGAAGAGAGTTCAGGGGACTTTTAAAAAGTTTTGACATGCATATGAATTTAGTATTGAACGAAGCCGAAGAATTAGAAGGCGGAGAGACATCAAAAAGGTTAGGAATCGTCCTCATAAGAGGGGACAATATAGTTTATATATCTCCAGTATAG
- the arfB gene encoding 2-amino-5-formylamino-6-ribosylaminopyrimidin-4(3H)-one 5'-monophosphate deformylase produces the protein MAELRYESGNVKSPYVHRVGILAIGSHLENHGAALPIDTDSKIASYIALQASLITGAKFLGVLYAATEYPFIDHGKHLEPEVLVEKQLIPTLKSAKKCLDLDWVVLVNGHGGNNPVKEFIETIQEKSELKIVFNNKIVEIEGPHAGTGEISIAALLGFLDASKLDEHCEFDKYPEVGMVGLEEARKIDSGIDKCAREVENLGVCVDMNLGESMLETAIVDVIHDIEEIVGDE, from the coding sequence ATAGCAGAACTAAGATACGAATCAGGAAATGTAAAATCCCCATATGTTCACAGGGTTGGGATTCTTGCAATAGGATCTCATCTTGAAAATCATGGCGCTGCCCTTCCCATCGATACAGACTCCAAAATAGCCTCTTATATTGCACTCCAGGCTTCATTAATCACAGGTGCTAAGTTCCTAGGTGTTCTATACGCTGCCACAGAATATCCATTCATTGATCATGGAAAGCATTTAGAACCCGAGGTATTGGTGGAAAAACAACTTATACCAACACTTAAATCCGCAAAAAAATGTCTTGATCTTGATTGGGTTGTTCTTGTAAATGGTCATGGAGGTAACAATCCAGTTAAAGAATTTATTGAAACTATTCAAGAAAAATCAGAGCTTAAAATTGTTTTCAATAATAAGATCGTTGAAATTGAAGGTCCGCATGCAGGAACTGGTGAAATTTCTATTGCAGCCCTTCTAGGATTTTTAGATGCATCAAAACTTGATGAACACTGTGAATTCGATAAATATCCTGAAGTGGGAATGGTTGGCCTAGAAGAAGCTAGAAAAATAGATAGTGGTATTGATAAATGTGCCCGAGAGGTTGAAAATTTAGGTGTATGTGTTGATATGAATCTAGGTGAATCAATGCTTGAAACTGCAATAGTGGATGTAATCCATGATATAGAAGAAATTGTGGGAGATGAATAA
- a CDS encoding 50S ribosomal protein L37e has product MKGTPSFGKRNKKTHIRCRRCGKNSYNARKKYCAACGFGRSAKIRTYNWQNKKLNGLRLT; this is encoded by the coding sequence ATGAAAGGAACACCATCATTTGGTAAGCGTAACAAAAAAACCCATATTAGATGCAGGCGTTGTGGTAAAAACTCGTACAACGCACGTAAAAAATACTGCGCAGCATGTGGATTCGGAAGATCTGCTAAGATCAGAACTTACAACTGGCAGAATAAGAAGCTTAACGGTTTAAGGTTGACGTAA